One genomic window of Streptomyces sp. NBC_01276 includes the following:
- the rsmD gene encoding 16S rRNA (guanine(966)-N(2))-methyltransferase RsmD: MTRVIAGTAGGRRLAVPPGTGTRPTSDRMREGLFSTWESLHGVEGSRVLDLYGGSGAVGLEALSRGAAHTLLVEADAKASKAIRDNIRTLGLPGAEFRAGKAEQVVAATAQGDPYDIVFLDPPYAVEHGDLGEILLTLRSNGWLTDDALVTVERSTRSGAFPWPRGFEGLRSRKYGEGTLWYGRAADTSEES, from the coding sequence ATGACCCGCGTGATCGCCGGCACCGCCGGCGGGCGGAGGCTGGCCGTGCCGCCCGGCACCGGCACCCGCCCGACCTCCGACCGGATGCGCGAAGGGCTCTTCTCCACGTGGGAGTCCCTGCACGGGGTGGAGGGCTCCCGGGTGCTCGACCTCTACGGCGGTTCGGGCGCCGTGGGCCTGGAGGCCCTCTCCCGGGGCGCGGCCCACACCCTGCTGGTCGAGGCCGACGCCAAGGCCTCCAAGGCCATCCGGGACAACATCAGGACGCTGGGCCTGCCCGGCGCCGAATTCCGGGCCGGAAAGGCCGAGCAGGTCGTGGCGGCGACCGCGCAGGGAGACCCGTACGACATCGTCTTCCTGGACCCGCCGTACGCCGTCGAGCACGGCGATCTTGGGGAGATCCTCCTCACACTCCGGTCCAATGGCTGGCTCACCGACGATGCGCTCGTCACCGTGGAGCGGAGCACGAGGAGCGGCGCGTTCCCGTGGCCCCGAGGCTTCGAGGGGCTCCGGTCCCGCAAGTACGGCGAGGGCACCCTGTGGTACGGCCGCGCCGCCGACACCAGCGAAGAGTCATGA